One segment of Radiobacillus kanasensis DNA contains the following:
- the rpsB gene encoding 30S ribosomal protein S2, producing the protein MAVISMKQLLEAGVHFGHQTRRWNPKMKKYIFTERNGIYIIDLQKTVKKVDEAYQYIKDIAADGGTVLFVGTKKQAQESVKEEAIRSGMYFVNQRWLGGTLTNFQTIRKRINRLIEIERMEEDGTFDVLPKKEVVGLLKEKERLVKFLGGIKEMKKLPDALFIIDPRKERIAVAEAHKLNIPIVGIVDTNCDPDEIDYVIPANDDAIRAVKLLTGKMADAILEAKQGEVTEEATTEEVVEETKAAQE; encoded by the coding sequence TCGTTGGAATCCAAAGATGAAAAAATATATCTTTACGGAGCGTAACGGCATCTACATCATTGACCTTCAAAAAACAGTAAAAAAGGTTGATGAAGCATACCAATATATTAAAGATATTGCTGCTGATGGCGGTACTGTTCTTTTTGTTGGTACGAAAAAACAAGCACAAGAGTCTGTAAAAGAAGAAGCAATTCGTTCTGGTATGTACTTTGTTAACCAACGTTGGTTAGGTGGTACTCTTACAAACTTCCAAACAATTCGTAAACGTATTAACCGTTTAATCGAAATTGAGCGCATGGAAGAAGACGGAACATTTGATGTTCTTCCTAAGAAAGAAGTTGTAGGGCTTCTTAAAGAGAAAGAACGTCTTGTGAAATTCCTTGGTGGAATCAAAGAAATGAAAAAGCTACCAGATGCTTTATTCATTATTGACCCTCGTAAAGAACGTATTGCGGTTGCAGAAGCACATAAATTAAACATTCCTATCGTTGGAATCGTGGATACAAACTGTGATCCAGATGAAATTGATTATGTAATTCCGGCAAACGATGATGCAATACGTGCTGTAAAACTTCTTACAGGTAAAATGGCAGATGCTATTCTAGAAGCTAAGCAAGGCGAAGTGACGGAAGAAGCAACTACTGAAGAAGTTGTAGAAGAAACTAAAGCAGCACAAGAGTAA
- the tsf gene encoding translation elongation factor Ts, with the protein MAITAQMVKELREKTGAGMMDCKKALQQTEGDIDKAIDFLREKGIAKAAKKSDRIAAEGSAHIEVDGNHAVLIEVNCETDFVTKNDQFKTLLKELGTHLLSQKPASVEEALQQPLNGDGEVVETYINSAIAKIGEKISLRRFTILEKGDNDAFGAYLHMGGNIGVLALLEGTTDEAVAKDVAMHIAAVNPRYVSRDAVSEEEVNAEREVLKTQALNEGKPANIVEKMVEGRLGKFFEEIVLLEQSFVKDPDQKVKKFVADKGASVKGFVRYQVGEGMEKREDNFAEEVMNQVKR; encoded by the coding sequence ATGGCTATAACTGCACAAATGGTAAAAGAACTTCGTGAAAAAACAGGTGCTGGAATGATGGATTGTAAGAAAGCACTTCAACAAACGGAGGGGGATATCGATAAAGCGATTGATTTTCTTCGTGAAAAAGGGATTGCGAAAGCAGCGAAAAAATCAGATCGTATTGCAGCTGAAGGATCTGCTCATATCGAAGTAGATGGAAACCATGCGGTACTTATCGAAGTAAACTGTGAAACAGACTTCGTAACCAAAAATGATCAATTCAAAACATTACTTAAAGAGCTAGGAACTCACCTTCTTAGTCAAAAACCTGCTTCTGTTGAGGAAGCACTTCAACAGCCTCTAAATGGAGATGGTGAAGTAGTTGAAACATACATTAACTCTGCGATTGCGAAAATCGGAGAAAAAATTTCTTTACGTCGTTTCACGATTCTAGAAAAAGGCGATAACGATGCATTTGGTGCTTACCTTCACATGGGTGGGAACATTGGAGTGCTAGCTCTTCTAGAAGGTACAACAGACGAAGCGGTAGCAAAAGATGTAGCCATGCATATCGCTGCGGTCAACCCACGTTACGTATCTCGTGATGCGGTTTCAGAAGAAGAAGTAAATGCTGAAAGAGAAGTATTAAAAACACAAGCACTTAACGAAGGTAAACCAGCGAATATCGTTGAAAAAATGGTAGAAGGTCGTCTTGGCAAGTTCTTCGAAGAAATTGTCTTACTTGAGCAAAGCTTTGTTAAAGACCCTGACCAAAAAGTGAAAAAATTTGTTGCAGATAAAGGTGCTTCTGTAAAAGGTTTCGTTCGCTATCAAGTAGGCGAAGGTATGGAGAAACGTGAAGATAACTTTGCTGAAGAAGTAATGAACCAGGTGAAAAGATAA
- the pyrH gene encoding UMP kinase, protein MTTARYRRIVLKLSGEALSGEQGYGIEPKVIQSIAAQVKEVAELGVEVAVVVGGGNIWRGKVGSEMGMDRANADYMGMLATIMNSLALQDSLENLGIPTRVQTSIEMRQVAEPYIRRKAIRHLEKKRVVIFAAGTGNPYFSTDTTAALRAAEIEAEVILMAKNNVDGVYTADPKLVKDAKKYEELSYLEILNEGLAVMDSTASSLCMDNNIPLLVFSITEEGNIKRAVLGDKIGTIIRGK, encoded by the coding sequence ATGACAACAGCTCGCTACCGTAGGATTGTGTTAAAATTAAGTGGAGAGGCATTGAGTGGGGAACAAGGATATGGGATTGAACCGAAAGTCATTCAGTCTATTGCTGCTCAAGTAAAAGAAGTTGCGGAACTTGGGGTAGAAGTGGCCGTTGTCGTAGGCGGCGGAAACATTTGGCGTGGAAAAGTCGGAAGTGAGATGGGGATGGATCGTGCCAACGCGGATTACATGGGTATGCTGGCAACGATTATGAATTCTTTAGCACTACAAGATAGTTTAGAAAATCTAGGTATTCCGACGCGCGTACAAACCTCTATTGAAATGCGACAAGTAGCAGAACCTTATATTAGAAGAAAAGCGATCCGACATTTAGAAAAGAAACGTGTTGTCATCTTTGCCGCGGGTACAGGGAATCCTTACTTCTCTACAGATACAACAGCTGCCTTACGTGCCGCAGAGATTGAAGCAGAAGTAATCTTAATGGCTAAAAATAACGTGGATGGTGTGTACACAGCGGATCCAAAACTAGTTAAAGATGCGAAAAAATATGAGGAGCTCTCCTATCTCGAAATTTTAAATGAAGGGTTAGCTGTTATGGATTCAACCGCATCATCTTTATGCATGGATAATAATATTCCACTTCTGGTGTTTTCTATCACAGAAGAGGGTAATATAAAAAGAGCAGTATTAGGTGACAAAATAGGAACGATTATAAGGGGGAAATAA
- the frr gene encoding ribosome recycling factor — translation MSDAVINETQQKMKQAVQAFSKQLATVRAGRANPSLLDSVYVDYYGASTPLNQLATISTPEARLLVITPFDKSSISEIEKAIQKADLGLSPSSDGNIIRINIPALTEERRKELVKVVGKYAEEAKVQIRNIRRDSNDALKKAEKNGDLTEDELRGYQDDVQKQTDKHIDEIDELVKQKEKEMMEV, via the coding sequence ATGTCAGATGCAGTGATTAATGAAACACAACAAAAAATGAAACAAGCTGTGCAAGCATTTTCTAAGCAACTTGCTACGGTAAGAGCTGGAAGAGCAAATCCTTCTTTATTGGATAGTGTGTACGTAGATTATTACGGTGCATCTACACCACTAAATCAATTGGCGACTATTTCTACTCCAGAAGCAAGATTATTAGTCATTACACCATTTGATAAATCATCTATTTCAGAGATTGAAAAGGCGATTCAAAAAGCAGACTTAGGACTTTCACCATCTAGTGATGGGAACATCATTCGCATTAACATTCCAGCTCTTACCGAAGAACGTAGAAAAGAGCTCGTAAAAGTGGTTGGGAAATATGCAGAGGAAGCAAAAGTGCAGATTCGTAACATTCGTCGTGATTCCAATGACGCGTTGAAAAAAGCGGAGAAAAATGGCGACCTAACGGAAGATGAGCTTCGTGGCTACCAAGACGATGTACAAAAGCAAACGGATAAGCATATTGATGAAATCGATGAGCTAGTAAAACAAAAAGAGAAAGAAATGATGGAAGTATAA
- a CDS encoding isoprenyl transferase, with translation MQIKLPFMRKTKRATEQLDKGIELDLHTIPEHVAIIMDGNGRWAKERGLPRIAGHKEGMSNVRKVVASASKHGIKILTLYAFSTENWNRPKTEVEFIMKLPMEFLNTYLPELVEENVQVQTIGDFDGLPSHTKKAIQEAKDQTRGNNGLILNIALNYGSRHEIIRAIHSIVQDVQNSEISIDDINEELYSSYLYTNGMIDPDLLIRTSGEQRLSNFLLWQSAYTEFWFTEKYWPDFDEQLLKQALLDFQNRKRRYGGI, from the coding sequence ATGCAAATTAAGCTTCCATTTATGAGAAAGACTAAAAGGGCCACAGAGCAGCTAGATAAAGGAATAGAGTTGGACCTTCATACCATTCCTGAGCATGTAGCAATTATTATGGATGGGAATGGAAGATGGGCGAAGGAAAGAGGTTTGCCGAGGATCGCTGGACATAAAGAAGGAATGTCCAATGTTCGGAAAGTGGTTGCATCGGCCTCAAAACATGGTATTAAAATTCTTACATTATACGCCTTTTCAACGGAGAACTGGAACCGTCCGAAAACAGAAGTTGAGTTTATAATGAAGCTTCCTATGGAATTTTTAAATACATATTTACCAGAACTAGTGGAAGAAAATGTTCAAGTTCAAACAATTGGGGATTTTGATGGATTACCATCTCATACAAAAAAAGCCATCCAAGAGGCGAAAGACCAGACAAGGGGTAATAATGGTTTAATCTTGAATATTGCTTTAAACTATGGGAGTAGGCATGAAATTATCCGTGCGATACATTCGATTGTGCAAGATGTTCAGAATTCGGAAATTTCGATAGATGATATCAATGAAGAGTTATATAGTTCCTACCTATACACAAACGGTATGATAGATCCAGATCTATTAATTCGAACAAGCGGTGAGCAAAGGTTGAGTAACTTCTTACTGTGGCAATCAGCTTATACAGAATTCTGGTTTACAGAAAAATATTGGCCAGATTTTGATGAACAATTACTAAAACAAGCCCTCCTAGACTTTCAAAATAGAAAGAGAAGATATGGAGGAATTTAA
- a CDS encoding phosphatidate cytidylyltransferase: protein MKQRIITAVIAILLFFPIVIYGKWPFQVLIYIIATIGLLELLKMRKTTSYPIPSIISIALLWVLLIPDSYIEQISDNPFTKSEFMLFFVLLLLGYTVLVKNKFTFEDAGFLVLSAVYVGLGFYYFMEASKDLAIVFYAILVILATDTGAYFFGRAFGKRKLWPEISPNKTIEGAVGGIILACAVALIFQIFVPILSSVIVLLFVTILASIVGQIGDLVESAFKRYYDVKDSGNILPGHGGILDRFDSWIFVFPLLHFIQHFITFLT, encoded by the coding sequence ATGAAACAACGCATTATAACGGCAGTAATCGCAATCTTATTATTCTTTCCTATCGTTATTTATGGAAAATGGCCTTTTCAGGTTCTCATTTATATAATCGCAACAATAGGACTGCTAGAATTACTGAAAATGAGAAAAACAACAAGTTATCCGATTCCTTCTATTATCTCCATTGCATTGTTATGGGTTTTATTAATCCCGGATTCTTACATTGAACAAATAAGTGACAATCCGTTTACGAAATCGGAGTTTATGCTGTTTTTTGTTTTATTATTATTAGGTTACACTGTTCTAGTAAAGAACAAGTTTACGTTTGAAGATGCTGGATTTCTAGTGTTATCCGCTGTCTATGTTGGTTTAGGTTTTTATTATTTTATGGAGGCAAGCAAGGATCTCGCCATTGTTTTCTACGCAATCTTAGTTATCCTTGCTACCGACACAGGAGCATACTTTTTTGGACGAGCCTTTGGAAAGCGGAAGCTCTGGCCAGAAATTAGTCCGAATAAAACGATTGAAGGTGCCGTTGGTGGGATTATCCTAGCATGTGCAGTTGCTTTAATCTTTCAAATATTCGTTCCGATTCTTTCCTCGGTTATTGTTCTATTATTTGTGACGATTTTAGCATCCATAGTTGGGCAAATTGGAGATTTAGTAGAATCGGCATTTAAGCGATATTATGACGTGAAAGATTCCGGGAACATCTTGCCAGGACATGGTGGAATTCTAGACCGGTTCGATAGCTGGATTTTCGTTTTCCCATTGTTACATTTTATTCAGCATTTTATTACGTTTTTAACATAG
- the dxr gene encoding 1-deoxy-D-xylulose-5-phosphate reductoisomerase, which translates to MKKIAILGATGSVGLQTFDVVRAHPELFQVHAMAFGRNVDIAIPLIREFSPKRVVVQDVETKKAVQQQISNMDVLVGNAGMVEVSVDRETDVVVNAVLGSVGLEATLAAIRAEKQIAFANKETLVTAGHLVMEEAKKYDVTLLPVDSEHSAIFQALNGEQKSDVHKLILTGSGGSFRDLSRDQLADVSIEDALKHPNWSMGAKITIDSATMMNKGLEVIEAHWLFDTPYEDIDVILHKESVIHSMVEFKDNSVIAQLGTPDMRGPIQYALTYPSRQALPTPKSLNLMEMGKLHFQEMSFERFPCLKMAYEAGKAGGTMTTVLNAANEVAVALFLQKKISFLDIERFIEEALQHHNVIAHPDLETILAVDVETRARVTEKV; encoded by the coding sequence ATGAAGAAAATTGCTATACTCGGTGCAACAGGTTCTGTAGGTTTACAGACGTTTGATGTTGTACGAGCACACCCTGAGTTATTTCAAGTACATGCAATGGCATTTGGTCGGAATGTCGATATCGCGATCCCATTAATTAGGGAGTTCTCTCCTAAACGAGTAGTCGTACAAGATGTAGAAACAAAAAAGGCAGTTCAGCAACAAATATCGAATATGGACGTTCTTGTAGGCAATGCTGGTATGGTGGAAGTTAGCGTCGACAGGGAGACAGATGTCGTGGTGAACGCTGTATTAGGTAGTGTAGGATTAGAAGCAACACTCGCTGCCATTCGTGCCGAAAAGCAAATCGCATTTGCTAACAAGGAAACGTTAGTAACAGCAGGGCACCTTGTCATGGAGGAAGCGAAAAAGTATGATGTTACTTTACTGCCTGTGGATAGTGAGCATTCCGCAATCTTCCAAGCTCTAAATGGGGAACAGAAATCGGATGTACATAAGCTTATCCTTACCGGGTCTGGTGGGAGCTTTCGCGATTTATCAAGAGATCAGCTTGCAGATGTTTCCATCGAGGATGCCTTAAAGCATCCGAATTGGAGTATGGGAGCTAAAATTACAATCGATTCTGCAACCATGATGAATAAAGGGTTGGAAGTCATTGAAGCACATTGGTTATTTGATACACCTTATGAAGATATTGATGTGATTCTCCATAAGGAAAGTGTCATCCATTCCATGGTGGAGTTTAAAGATAATAGTGTCATTGCACAGCTGGGTACCCCAGATATGCGAGGTCCCATTCAATACGCTTTGACGTATCCGTCGAGACAAGCACTTCCCACACCAAAATCGTTAAACCTAATGGAGATGGGAAAGCTTCACTTCCAAGAAATGAGTTTTGAACGATTTCCATGCTTAAAAATGGCTTATGAAGCTGGAAAAGCTGGGGGAACCATGACAACAGTTTTAAATGCTGCTAATGAAGTAGCGGTAGCATTATTCTTACAGAAAAAAATTTCGTTTCTAGATATTGAACGATTTATTGAAGAAGCCTTACAACATCATAATGTCATTGCTCACCCAGATCTAGAGACAATCTTAGCAGTTGATGTTGAAACGAGAGCGCGAGTGACAGAGAAAGTATAG
- the rseP gene encoding RIP metalloprotease RseP, whose amino-acid sequence MNTIIAFILMFGLLVFVHEFGHYYFAKRAGMLVREFAIGFGPKIFSFVKNETLYTIRLIPAGGYVRVAGEDPEIIDLKPGQHVGLEFNADGKVNKIIINHKAKHPQARVIEIDKADLDHRLMIEGFDIDEEERLLFEVDEKAFFVMDEQETQIAPYNRQFASKTIPQRAMQLFAGPMMNFLLSIVIFFILGFAQGIPTEEALVGNVQEDSPAEEAGFQAGDEVLQIDGNAIDSWEEFQKIVQGSPEKELTMSVSRDGEQVELAVVPAAIEGQNQKIGQIGIQVALERSVLKSIPYSLEQTYEWSKLILGNVIKLITGQFSIDALSGPVGIYDATDRVVQTGFMNFLMWTAALSVNLGIINLLPLPALDGGRLLFIGIEAVRGKPMDPQKEGIVHFIGFALLILLMLVVTWNDIQRIFFQG is encoded by the coding sequence TTGAATACCATCATCGCATTTATATTAATGTTCGGCTTGCTTGTGTTTGTGCATGAGTTTGGCCACTATTATTTTGCAAAACGTGCTGGCATGCTTGTTCGAGAATTTGCCATTGGTTTTGGTCCGAAAATCTTTTCTTTCGTAAAAAATGAAACGTTATATACGATTCGACTCATTCCAGCTGGTGGTTATGTACGAGTTGCGGGGGAAGATCCAGAGATTATTGACTTAAAGCCTGGCCAACATGTTGGTTTGGAATTTAATGCAGATGGAAAAGTAAACAAAATTATTATCAACCATAAAGCAAAGCACCCACAAGCTCGAGTCATTGAAATCGATAAAGCAGATCTAGATCATCGTTTAATGATAGAAGGGTTCGATATTGATGAAGAAGAAAGATTGCTTTTTGAAGTAGATGAAAAAGCGTTCTTCGTCATGGATGAACAAGAAACACAAATTGCGCCATATAATCGCCAATTTGCATCAAAGACTATCCCACAACGTGCCATGCAGCTTTTTGCTGGTCCAATGATGAATTTTCTTCTCTCGATCGTGATCTTCTTCATTCTTGGATTTGCACAAGGTATCCCAACTGAAGAAGCACTTGTAGGAAATGTACAAGAAGACAGTCCGGCAGAAGAAGCAGGCTTCCAAGCTGGGGATGAAGTGCTACAAATTGACGGCAATGCTATTGATTCATGGGAAGAGTTTCAAAAAATCGTTCAAGGAAGTCCGGAGAAGGAACTTACCATGTCAGTAAGTCGAGACGGGGAACAAGTGGAATTGGCCGTAGTTCCAGCTGCTATTGAAGGACAGAATCAAAAAATTGGCCAAATTGGTATTCAAGTCGCTTTAGAACGTTCAGTTCTGAAGTCGATTCCATATAGCTTGGAGCAAACCTATGAATGGTCTAAGCTTATTCTCGGTAACGTTATAAAACTGATTACAGGACAATTCTCTATTGATGCGCTATCTGGTCCAGTAGGAATTTATGATGCGACGGATAGAGTAGTACAAACTGGATTCATGAATTTCTTGATGTGGACAGCAGCATTAAGTGTGAACCTAGGTATTATTAATTTGCTTCCATTACCAGCTTTAGACGGTGGTCGCTTGTTGTTTATTGGTATCGAAGCGGTTAGAGGAAAACCGATGGATCCGCAAAAAGAAGGGATCGTCCACTTTATCGGATTTGCTCTATTAATTCTATTAATGCTAGTTGTAACCTGGAACGATATTCAGCGAATCTTTTTTCAAGGCTAA
- a CDS encoding proline--tRNA ligase, with protein sequence MRQSQTLIPTLKEVPADADIKSHQLLLRAGFIRQTASGIYSFLPLGKRVLKKVEEIVREEMDRIGANEMFMPAMQPAELWKETGRWNNFGPELMRMHDRHEREFALGATHEEVITSIIRDEIKSYKRLPLSVYQIQTKFRDEKRPRFGLLRGREFVMKDAYSFHDSFESLDETYQKMYGAYKKIFSRCGLNFRAVIADSGSMGGKDTHEFMVLSEVGEDIIAYSDQSDYAANIEMAPVVTTYSIPDVEPKELELVETPGQKTMQEVADYLGHNLEQGLKAIMFKVDDQLVLVVTRGDHEVNDIKLKNLYNASVVELASEAETRQLLGAGFGSLGPVGIDDKVEVVADTAVEFVRNVSCGGNKDGYHYINVNPGKDFEVKEYADLRFIKEGDPSPDGQGSIQFAKGIEVGHVFKLGTLYAERMNATFLNDQGKANPMVMGCYGIGVSRTVAAIVEQFHDENGMMWPSSVAPYQVHLLVLNSKNEEQANLGDQLYEELLQAGVEVLYDDRKERAGVKFVDSDLIGIPNRITVGKRAAEGIVEFKQRADDGKEELTLEQLRDKLSSVMQKIN encoded by the coding sequence ATGAGACAATCACAAACGCTAATCCCAACACTAAAAGAAGTACCAGCAGATGCGGACATAAAAAGCCATCAATTGCTTTTAAGAGCTGGTTTCATTAGACAAACAGCTTCCGGTATTTATAGTTTTCTACCTTTAGGGAAACGAGTTTTGAAAAAGGTAGAGGAAATTGTGAGAGAAGAAATGGATCGTATTGGAGCAAACGAGATGTTCATGCCGGCCATGCAGCCAGCAGAGCTTTGGAAAGAAACAGGTCGTTGGAACAACTTTGGACCAGAGCTTATGCGCATGCATGATCGACATGAACGTGAATTCGCTTTAGGTGCGACTCATGAAGAAGTAATCACGAGCATCATCCGAGATGAAATCAAAAGCTATAAACGTTTGCCGTTATCGGTTTACCAAATTCAAACAAAATTCCGTGATGAAAAACGACCGAGATTTGGACTGCTCCGCGGGCGTGAATTTGTCATGAAAGATGCTTATTCCTTCCATGACTCATTTGAAAGCTTGGATGAAACGTACCAAAAAATGTACGGAGCTTATAAAAAAATCTTTTCTAGATGTGGATTAAATTTCCGTGCTGTCATTGCGGATTCTGGTTCCATGGGTGGAAAGGATACACATGAATTTATGGTCCTATCAGAAGTTGGGGAGGATATCATTGCATACTCCGACCAATCAGACTATGCTGCTAATATTGAAATGGCTCCGGTTGTTACGACCTATTCTATACCAGATGTAGAACCTAAAGAGCTAGAGCTTGTCGAAACCCCTGGGCAAAAAACGATGCAAGAAGTAGCGGACTATCTTGGTCATAATTTAGAACAAGGATTAAAGGCAATTATGTTCAAAGTAGATGATCAGCTTGTGCTAGTCGTTACACGGGGTGACCATGAGGTAAATGATATTAAATTGAAAAACCTTTACAATGCGAGTGTTGTAGAACTAGCTTCAGAGGCAGAAACTCGTCAGTTATTGGGAGCTGGGTTTGGTTCTTTAGGTCCAGTAGGTATCGACGATAAGGTTGAAGTTGTTGCAGATACCGCAGTGGAGTTTGTTCGTAATGTTTCCTGTGGAGGAAATAAAGATGGCTATCACTATATAAACGTGAATCCAGGAAAAGATTTTGAAGTGAAGGAATACGCCGACCTTCGATTTATTAAAGAAGGGGATCCATCTCCTGATGGTCAAGGTTCTATTCAATTTGCAAAAGGGATTGAAGTTGGTCATGTGTTCAAATTAGGAACATTATATGCAGAACGTATGAACGCGACGTTCTTAAATGATCAAGGAAAAGCAAATCCTATGGTAATGGGCTGTTATGGCATTGGTGTCTCTAGAACTGTAGCGGCGATAGTGGAACAATTCCATGATGAGAATGGAATGATGTGGCCATCTTCCGTCGCACCTTATCAAGTGCACCTACTTGTTCTAAATAGTAAAAATGAAGAGCAAGCAAATCTTGGAGATCAGCTTTACGAAGAGCTTTTGCAAGCTGGTGTAGAAGTCTTATATGATGATCGGAAAGAACGTGCTGGTGTGAAATTTGTAGATAGTGATCTTATCGGCATACCGAATCGAATTACGGTCGGGAAGAGAGCGGCAGAAGGAATCGTAGAGTTTAAACAAAGAGCAGATGATGGGAAAGAGGAGCTCACATTGGAACAGCTTCGTGACAAGCTTTCGTCTGTAATGCAAAAGATTAATTAA